The Vicia villosa cultivar HV-30 ecotype Madison, WI linkage group LG1, Vvil1.0, whole genome shotgun sequence genome includes a region encoding these proteins:
- the LOC131622901 gene encoding uncharacterized protein LOC131622901 has product MKRFKKMLRTPMSLRMSMTLKILELMIDAGTGTNVVDVDEYSDNDLVATVNPSVAERLVTRRKDKAVIQKSPVKKTDVKSPSKDYVKKKSTSAGPIKSRAVAKSVGIGPSKSWSKVVPKKRKARAVEESESDVEVNVHDIPLKKKLATSKLAASVPEVPIDNVSFHFAASTNRWKFVYQKRLAFEMELAQNARDCKDIMDLIEAAGLIKTVVHLSKCYEMLVKEFLVNLSEECADKRSKEFRKVFVRGKCVNFSSTVINNLLGRSDEAQPKLEVSDNKVCQVITANQVRSWPFKGKLSASNLSMKYAMLHKIGAANWVPTNHKFTVSTILGRIIYAVGTKAKFDYGTTGTEAQDEQQEGGDSEEEVEEGNTSLADGSNEENEESEAVNFGGYGSDE; this is encoded by the exons ATGAAGAGGTTCAAGAAGATGCTGAGAACACCGATGTCACTGAGGATGTCAATGACATTGAAAATTCTGGAGCTGATGATAGATGCTGGAACAGGTACAAACGTTGTGGATGTAGATGAGTACTCTGACAATGATTTGGTTGCTACTGTGAACCCTAGTGTAGCCGAAAGGCTCGTGACTAGGAGAAAAGACAAAGCTGTGATTCAGAAGTCTCCTGTGAAGAAAACTGATGTTAAAAGCCCTTCCAAAGACTATGTCAAGAAGAAGAGTACATCTGCAGGACCTATAAAGAGTAGAGCTGTGGCTAAAAGTGTTGGCATTGGTCCCTCAAAATCTTGGAGCAAGGTTGTTCCAAAGAAGAGGAAGGCAAGAGCtgttgaagaatccgagtctgaTGTTGAAGTGAATGTCCATGACATTCCATTAAAGAAGAAGCTCGCAACTAGCAAGCTTGCTGCTAGTGTACCTGAAGTTCCCATTGACAATGTATCCTTCCACTTTGCTGCAAGTACAAACAGGTGGAAATTTGTGTATCAAAAGAGACTGGCTTTTGAGATGGAATTGGCTCAAAACGCTCGTGATTGTAAGGACATAATGGATTTGATTGAGGCTGCTGGCCTAATAAAAACTGTGGTCCATCTGAGTAAATGCTATGAAATGCTGGTGAAAGAGTTCCTAGTAAACCTCTCTGAAGAGTGTGCTGACAAGAGATCCAAGGAATTCAGAAAAGTGTTTGTAAGAGGAAAATGTGTTAACTTTTCGTCCACTGTGATCAACAACCTATTGGGAAGGTCTGATGAAGCTCAACCTAAGCTTGAAGTCTCTGATAACAAGGTATGTCAAGTTATCACTGCAAACCAAGTCAGGAGCTGGCCCTTTAAAGGAAAATTGTCTGCTAGTAATCTAAGCATGAAGTATGCAATGCTGCATAAGATTGGGGCTGCTAATTGGGTGCCAACAAATCACAAGTTTACTGTCTCAACTATTCTTGGAAGAATTATCTATGCTGTTGGTACAAAAGCAAAGTTTGACTATG GCACTACAGGGACAGAAGCACAAGATGAACAGCAAGAGGGAGGAGACTCTGAAGAAGAAGTTGAAGAAGGAAATACCAGTCTAGCTGAtggttcaaatgaagaaaatgaagaaagtgAGGCAGTCAACTTTGGTGGGTATGGCTCTGACGAATAA